Genomic segment of Streptomyces longhuiensis:
CACCACCCTCGCCTACGCGCGGGCCCACCACGTCCCCGTCTCGATCCGCAACGGCGGCCACTCGTACGCGGGCTGGTCGTCCGGCGACGGCCGTCTGATCCTCGACGTGTCCAAGCTCTCCACGATCAGGGCTTCGGGGAGCGAGGCCGTGGTGGGCGCGGGCGCCAAGCTCATCGACGTGTACCGCGCCCTCGCCGCGAAGGGCGTCACCATCCCCGCCGGCTCCTGCCCCACCGTCGGCGTCTCCGGCCTCACCCTCGGCGGCGGCCACGGCGTCGTCTCCCGCGCCTACGGCCTGACCTGCGACAGCCTCACCCAGGCCACGCTGATCACGGCGGACGGCAAGCAGGTCGTCGCGAACAAGAGCGAGAACAAGGACCTGTTCTGGGCCCTGCGCGGCGCGGGCAACGGCAACTTCGGCGTGGTCACCGAGCTCCGCTTCCGCACGCACCCCGCCCCGCAGGCCGTCTCCGCGTACATGACCTGGCCCTGGTCGAAGGCCACGGCCGTCCTCAAGGCCTGGCAGGAGTGGGGCCCCTCGCAGCCCGACGAGATCTGGTCGTCCTGCCACATAGCCAACGCGGTGGGTGGCCGGCCGACCATCTCGATCGCCGCGTTCTCCCTCGGCACGTACCGCGAGCTCCAGAACGCCGTCGACCGCCTCGCCGACGGCCCCGGCGGCCCCGGCCCCGCGTCGAACGTCTCCCTCAAGCGGCGCTCCTACGAGGAGTCGATGGAGGTGTACGCGGGCTGCTCGGCGTTCGCCGAGGACGCGATGTGCCATCTGCCGGGCACCACCCCGGGCCGCAGCACCCAGGGGGCGCTGGGGCGCGAGACGTACGCGGCCCGCTCGGACTTCTTCGACCGCTCGATCTCCTCGGCCGGCATCCGCGCCCTGTTCGCCAAGATGGAGAACGTCACCTCGGGCGCCGGCAGCATCGCGCTGACCGCCCTCGGCGGGGCGATCAACCGCGTCGACCCGACCGCCACCGCCTTCGTGCACCGGCGCTCCCGGATGCTCGCGCAGTACATCGTGTCCTGGCGGGCCGGAACGTCCGGCTCCACGGCCCGCGGCTGGCTCGACTCCACCCACGCGGCGATGCGCCCGTACGCGTCGGGGGCGGCGTACCAGAACTACACGGACCCGACGCTGACGGACTGGCGCAAGGCGTACTACGGCGACGCGGCCGCACGCCTGACGACGGTCAAGAAGCAGTACGACCCGAACCGCTTCTTCACGTTCCCGCAGGCGCTCTGAGCGCCCCCTGATCTGAGCGCGCCCATGATCCGCGCCCCGAGGGGCGCGGGAAACCGCGCGCTCCGCCGCCACCGGGCCGGCACCACGCGCGGCCGTTGCGGCGGTAAGCGCCCCCCGGACGGCTCAGGCAACACGCCCTCGGCTGGCCCAATCGGGGGCGCCGGGGTCCGCTGGAATCATGAACAAGCCCCGGATACCCCGCATAGCCGCCGTCTTCGCGATCGCCGCCGCCGCGTTCGCCCTGGGCATCACGACCGCCGCCGTCACCGACGACGGCTCGGACCACCCCGCCGCGGGCTCCCTCGCGGTCACCTCCGGCGCCGTGGCGCTCGCCGGTGCCGCCGGCGGCACCGTCCTCCTGTGCCGACGTGCGGCAGAAGAGACTAAGCGGCCAGATCCCGCTCTTCCGACTCACGAGCCTCAGGAATCTCCACCGTCTCCCGAGCCGACGGCGCAGCGCTAGGCGACCACACCAGCCACCGCAGCCGCGTCGTCCGACCGACGGCGCGCGCCAGAGG
This window contains:
- a CDS encoding FAD-binding oxidoreductase translates to MDRRTFIAVGAATVTAGAATACSTGAAGAGGRTTPSATTSAPIRTTSASASASANLKALAKDLDGTLVTPGQAKWAAARQLYNTRFDSLKPTAVAYVAHPDDIRTTLAYARAHHVPVSIRNGGHSYAGWSSGDGRLILDVSKLSTIRASGSEAVVGAGAKLIDVYRALAAKGVTIPAGSCPTVGVSGLTLGGGHGVVSRAYGLTCDSLTQATLITADGKQVVANKSENKDLFWALRGAGNGNFGVVTELRFRTHPAPQAVSAYMTWPWSKATAVLKAWQEWGPSQPDEIWSSCHIANAVGGRPTISIAAFSLGTYRELQNAVDRLADGPGGPGPASNVSLKRRSYEESMEVYAGCSAFAEDAMCHLPGTTPGRSTQGALGRETYAARSDFFDRSISSAGIRALFAKMENVTSGAGSIALTALGGAINRVDPTATAFVHRRSRMLAQYIVSWRAGTSGSTARGWLDSTHAAMRPYASGAAYQNYTDPTLTDWRKAYYGDAAARLTTVKKQYDPNRFFTFPQAL